A genomic window from Bordetella genomosp. 9 includes:
- a CDS encoding YciI family protein, which yields MLYAIHMLDKPGVTEIRTRIRPEHRAYLATKADQMAFAGPLLADDGETMIGSLLVIDFPSRDAAEQWLRDEPFTRHGVYGSTSVHAFVNLWPQKVGFPAG from the coding sequence GTGCTCTATGCGATCCACATGCTCGACAAACCCGGCGTCACGGAAATCCGCACGCGTATCCGGCCCGAGCATCGGGCCTATCTGGCGACCAAGGCCGACCAGATGGCCTTCGCCGGGCCGCTGCTGGCGGACGACGGCGAAACCATGATCGGCAGCCTGCTGGTCATCGACTTTCCGTCCCGCGACGCGGCGGAACAGTGGCTGCGCGACGAGCCCTTCACCCGCCACGGCGTGTACGGCTCGACGTCGGTCCACGCCTTCGTCAATCTGTGGCCGCAGAAGGTGGGCTTCCCGGCCGGTTGA